A region of Paractinoplanes abujensis DNA encodes the following proteins:
- a CDS encoding YkvA family protein: MAKTLKRTAAFTALAKALMAGARGGPSLSTRIAAIPRMMKATTRGQYDGGLRLAMMAAATAYVLSPIDVVPEMFLLVVGLADDAVMVAWLAGSVLAETERFLEWEKEQHRIVVP, encoded by the coding sequence ATGGCGAAGACGCTGAAACGAACGGCGGCGTTCACCGCGCTGGCCAAGGCATTGATGGCGGGCGCTCGCGGCGGGCCCTCGCTGTCCACCCGCATCGCGGCGATTCCGCGGATGATGAAGGCGACCACGCGCGGCCAGTACGACGGTGGGTTGCGGCTGGCCATGATGGCGGCCGCCACGGCGTACGTGCTGTCCCCGATCGACGTCGTTCCCGAGATGTTTCTGCTGGTCGTGGGCCTGGCCGACGACGCCGTGATGGTGGCCTGGCTGGCCGGCTCGGTGCTCGCCGAAACGGAGCGCTTCCTGGAGTGGGAGAAGGAGCAGCACCGGATCGTCGTACCCTAG
- a CDS encoding cystathionine beta-synthase — translation MRYYDNVVDIIGDTPLVKLNSVTEGIAATVLAKVEYFNPGGSVKDRIALRMVLDAERDGLLEPGGTIVEPTSGNTGVGLALVAQRRGYKCIFVCPDKVSEDKRNVLKAYGAEVVVCPTAVAPEDPRSYYNVSDRLAREVPGAWKPDQYSNPANPRSHYEETGPELWKQTEGRITHFVAGVGTGGTITGVGRYLKEQGPVRVVGADPEGSVYSGGSGRPYLVEGVGEDFWPTTYDREICDEIIEVSDSDSFEMTRRLAREEGLLVGGSCGMAVVAALEVARRASADDVVIVLLPDGGRGYLSKIFNDEWMARYGFLRSVDGAPTVADALEGKGGTMPPLVHVHPTETVRDAIDYMREYGVSQLPVLKAEPPVVTGEVAGSIAEKALLDALFTGQAHLHDTIERHMGDPLPMIGGGQPVSEAVTLLEKSDAAMVLVDGKPAGVLTRQDLLAHLS, via the coding sequence GTGCGCTACTACGACAACGTCGTCGACATCATCGGGGACACCCCCCTGGTCAAACTGAACTCCGTCACCGAGGGCATCGCGGCCACGGTGCTGGCCAAGGTCGAATACTTCAATCCCGGCGGCTCGGTCAAAGACCGGATCGCGCTGCGGATGGTGCTCGACGCCGAACGCGACGGGCTGCTCGAACCGGGCGGCACGATCGTCGAGCCCACCAGCGGCAACACCGGCGTCGGGCTCGCCCTGGTGGCCCAGCGCCGCGGCTACAAGTGCATCTTTGTCTGCCCCGACAAGGTCAGCGAGGACAAGCGCAACGTCCTCAAGGCGTACGGGGCCGAAGTGGTGGTGTGCCCGACCGCGGTCGCCCCCGAAGACCCGCGCTCCTACTACAACGTCTCCGACCGGCTGGCCCGCGAAGTGCCCGGCGCGTGGAAGCCCGACCAGTACAGCAACCCCGCCAACCCGCGCTCCCACTACGAGGAGACCGGCCCCGAGCTGTGGAAACAGACCGAGGGGCGGATCACGCACTTCGTCGCGGGCGTCGGCACCGGCGGCACGATCACCGGGGTCGGCCGTTATCTGAAAGAGCAAGGTCCCGTACGGGTCGTGGGCGCCGACCCGGAAGGCTCGGTCTACTCCGGCGGCAGCGGGCGGCCCTACCTGGTCGAAGGCGTCGGTGAGGACTTCTGGCCCACCACGTACGACCGGGAGATCTGCGACGAGATCATCGAGGTCTCCGACTCCGACTCGTTCGAGATGACCCGCCGCCTCGCCCGCGAAGAAGGCTTGCTGGTCGGCGGCTCGTGCGGCATGGCCGTGGTGGCCGCGCTCGAAGTGGCCCGCCGCGCCTCCGCCGACGACGTCGTGATCGTGCTCCTGCCCGACGGCGGCCGCGGCTACCTTTCCAAGATCTTCAACGACGAGTGGATGGCCCGCTACGGCTTCCTCAGGTCCGTCGACGGCGCCCCCACCGTGGCCGACGCGCTGGAAGGCAAAGGCGGCACGATGCCGCCCCTGGTCCACGTGCACCCCACCGAAACAGTCCGCGACGCCATCGACTACATGCGCGAATACGGCGTGTCGCAGCTGCCCGTGCTCAAAGCCGAACCCCCGGTCGTCACCGGTGAGGTGGCGGGCTCGATCGCGGAGAAGGCGCTGCTGGACGCGTTGTTCACCGGGCAGGCCCACCTGCACGACACGATAGAGCGCCACATGGGCGACCCCCTCCCGATGATCGGCGGGGGCCAGCCGGTGAGCGAGGCAGTAACCCTGCTGGAAAAATCCGACGCGGCGATGGTGCTGGTCGACGGCAAGCCGGCTGGGGTGCTGACCCGGCAGGACCTCCTGGCGCACCTTTCCTGA